In Candidatus Zixiibacteriota bacterium, the following proteins share a genomic window:
- a CDS encoding AtpZ/AtpI family protein codes for MENKDKFYSNLRQAGIYTVIPLILAVGPIIGYFIGNFLDKKLHTSPYLMILFIIFGFVASGKEVYNLVKRAMQEMDNENKGDN; via the coding sequence ATGGAGAACAAAGATAAGTTTTACTCCAACCTGAGGCAGGCAGGGATTTACACGGTTATACCTTTGATCCTGGCAGTAGGCCCGATAATCGGTTATTTCATAGGTAATTTTCTGGACAAGAAACTGCACACTTCCCCCTATCTGATGATACTTTTTATTATATTTGGATTCGTTGCCTCAGGCAAGGAGGTCTATAATCTGGTTAAAAGAGCAATGCAGGAGATGGATAACGAAAATAAAGGGGATAACTGA